In Oreochromis aureus strain Israel breed Guangdong linkage group 22, ZZ_aureus, whole genome shotgun sequence, the genomic window GCTtaaatctttaatgacttttgaATTTGGGTCAAAAGTATTCAAACACCCaaactaatatttggttaaatataCCTTCAGGCAAGCTGCACCTCAACCAGATGCTTTTGTTACCCATGAACAAACTTCTGGCATATTTCTGACCTGATGATGGACCAATCATCCAGGAAGAAATGGGAGAGATCATTTAAATTTGTTGGTTTCCAGGCAGACATTCCTGATCTGTCTGTGGTGATCGACTCAGAGGCTGTTGACCATAATCATAACATTTTGTAAGAGATATATTGCTCCCAGTATTACACAGATATGAATTACTTGGAGAACAACATGCAATTATATACCATCATCTGATCTGATCATCAGCAGATGTAATCTTAAtctcattattatcattattattattatcattacttcCTATAGTTGTAGATCCTTAAAAGTCATACGTAGATTTGGTCCAGATAAATCCAGAGTGGCTCACTGAGGTGCCGTATACAAACAGCACTACTTTCTGTGATGCATTTGTTgcttgttttcatattttgttgcattttttagGAGCAAGAAAAAATATTGAATTATCAGCAGGTTGAAAACGACATACTGTGAACATTGACACAGTCGTCCTCTCCTTACCTTTTCTTCTAGATTATGATCATCCAATTCCTCTTTTTTAATTCCCAGACTCCACTGACTTAATACAAACTCCTGTAACTCGTCCTAAACACTCATCTGCACGACAACTTTGAATATTTTTGCACGCTAAGTATCCAGATGcttatcattttaaagaaaatatttgaaCACATTCAGTTACTGAAAATATGACAGTTTGAATGTCAGCTAATACAAAACTGATCTCATACTTGCTGGTAATACTTAGAcatttgtccaaaatgtctcaCAAAACGCAAACATCAAAGCTCAATCTGACTTATTTAAAGCTTTTTATCCTAACGACCCTCAACATTGTCAAATGACTTTCTAACCCTGACTCACAAATCCTGACTGGGTAACTCTAACTTCAAAATCCTCACTTTGTTAATTGACTCATAATCCTGACTTGGTTACCTTGACAACATAGACCTGACCTGGTAACCTTTGGTAACCCTTGTCTctgtagctgtgtcccaaaacgtcggctgcatcctccggaggccgcatttgaaggccgattacgtcacagccaggcgacgaaggctgtcccaattcgtcgactccttcaaatgcagccaacaaatgcgtccttcatttccccgaatttgaaggatgggttgggtgtgtccttcgtggcccaccatatcccagaattcatagcgcggtccagccaaatttcagctgccaacaatggcggccgctgctaagttttaatattactcttattaatctttctgggtcacaaaataaacttttaacatattttcaggcgagaaagtagctgtggaaacttcaaatatctgcttggtttatcaagacatcgcatatttgcaaaagtgcgccgacgttttcggagacgtctgttacccacccgctcgatagcaaaCCGGGGGATTCAATGGTCGctcgagccggcgagagcagcggactcccggcttcatcgttttcagacccccgctctttcgctgctcaggttaaacatgatatataagtcactcggataacttaaaaaaatgtaattgtttgccttatttcgctgttttatttgttccggagtaaatcgggttggctgagatcaaagttattagattattagattaaataaaactttattaatcccccgggtgggttcctccgggattttcacacagctgaataaacatcaaacagaaaactgattaaacagaagtgtgagacagtcgagaatttacgccagtgtcctgttatattttagatagcaaggagcagacggccgagtttattaaactccaccgagacagcggtgacgttaatcagaaggctagaccgtcccatttcacagactcgcacttccggccttctcggtctttgaaggacccggcccacgtagaccgcgaaggccgggtcctccgaaggatgcagccaaCGTTTTGGGAAACAGCTTGTGTCTCTTGCTCCTTCCTTCTTACCCACCCCCTTTTTTCTTGCTAACCCAATCAAAACCCTACAAATTGCTCCAAAACACTGCTTCCTGTGGTGGCGGGGTCAGCCATCTTTGTTTTGGGCTTTTCACTGCCTATCTGCCGGGCTGCTGGTTGGTTCATTGCCTGGTTGGTCGGCATCACAGAAGGCGAGGATGTCACTCACGGCGGTGCTGTCCCCGCAGTCCAACTACCACCCAGCGTCTTCCAGAACTACGGCGAGGTCGAGGAAGACGATCCGTACCGCTACTACCAGCCCAACTACCCGGCCCCTCGACCAGTGGCACCCGATGATCCCGCACTGGCCCTGGGTGACATTGAGCTGAGGTCTCCTGGCGTCTACCGCACCTCTCGGAGtgtgaaggaggaggaagagaaagtCGGGTCGAAGAGACGACTAAAGAGAGGCGCCGCGTGGACTAACTGAGAGGAGTTGATTCTGATTGGGCGGCTCGGAGCTGCTATGGACTAATCAACAAGTGCCTGATGTAAAGGATTTCTTATGGACATTGTAGAGGGACGGGAAGGGATACCAGTCGGGACTATTGTAACTCATCTATGCTATGTTAAGAAAACTGTTTCAAAACaatttacattttgtttgtttttcatttgtcaacaatattgtttggaaaTCGTCGGATCTCAAAGAGGGTTCATGTTTCACAGGTGAACTGTTCTCACAGACGGTATAACAAAGGTTCATGTAGCCACCAATGATGTTCCCCGCTGGTTTCTAACGTTTCATTTGGAATCCTGTTTGGTTTCCTGATACTGTTTAAAGAAGCAATGGTTCAGTCTGAGAAACCAGTGGAAATGGTCAAAGGGGTCGTGACCTCTCAGTTCATAGACAGCAACACATTAAAggtggtggctgtagctcaggtggcagagcaggtcagccactaatcagaaggtcggtggttcgatcccaggctgcctcctggctgcatgccaaatatccttgggcaagatactaaccccatgtttgcctactggtggtggtcagagggtggcgccagtgtccggcagcctcacctctgtcagtgcgccccagggcagctgtggctacaatgtagcttgccattgccagtgtgtgaatgtgtgtgtgaatgggtggatgactgaatgtagtgtaaagcgctttggggtccttagggactgagtaaagcgctatacaaatgcaggccataaAGTACAGTGCTGAGTCAAAACTGGGCAAAAATACAACTGTCCATTATTTTTAACTGCTTCAATAAGGATCATGGGGAGGAACAGAGTCTCTGCTAgttaacacacagtgagtggtTTATCACAGGGCTGTCGGCTGTTTGCTTCAACCAGTGGAATATTTAATTATATCCACAAGAAGAGAAACCAATACAACAAGAGTCATAACCACTTGTATAGATCCACATGTAGATATGACAAAAAAGATTAAATTGTAAAATGAACACTAGGAACACTGATGAACTTCTCATTATTCAGTCATTAACAGTTATGGTTTAACATGTACTGACCAAGATGTAAACGATCTAAATGGGCCTCAGAATGTAAATCTCTTTGAAGCAGAGTTTGATAGAGAATCTCTGCAGTCATCAGCACACAGCTGCTGGATTATCCCAGGCTTAACTTCACTGCTTTGAATTAAACACATCAAGAAATCTACGACTCCAGATACTCCATCTACCTTAATATCTGCAACATTAAACTCTGTTATTACAAAGTAAACACAGCTTGAAACAgactgttgaacaaaataaataaaaacctgacAAATATCTAAATGTACCACTGCTTACCTTCAGTCCCTCTGATGATAAATGGTCGCTCAGCTTTACTGATTACAGTTTGCTAAATCATACACTGCTCGCTCCCTCAGTCCTCACAACAGCAGCTGAACTGCTCTGAACTCTGCATCTACACACAGATGATCTAAACAAATGGAGCCTTAAATCACGTCCcactttatcatttttattctttactgGTCagttgattaaataaaaaatccagTGGTTTTAAATAAGACTTGAAACGACTGATTTTGACCCTAAAAGTTTCAACTTTAactgtttactgaggtcacagatcGACTGAGGCAGTTTCCCCACAGACGTCTGTTTGTCAAACGCTGCCACCTTCTGGTCATCAGAGAGAATTTAGGGTTCAAGGCTAATCAGACGTAGAAGCTACATccttcttttatatacagtctgtaacTGTCCCTGTGGTCGTCTTAATCAGAGACTCGtctgtcatttatatttttaacctGGTTGGTTAAGTGCCTCCAAACGGTCCAGCAACAACTTATTTTCAAACTGTCTCCTTCAGTATTTTCTCTTTAAAGTCTGTTAGTCTTAAAAGATTTTATTTCACTCTGTTGCTTCTCTGAcagaaaaataacataaaaatatctaaaaggTTTTGATTTAAATTGCAAAGTATTTGATGAAAATGATGTAATCTGTCAGTGTGTTGGTCCTGTCCTGCATCAGTCTGATTATTACCTCCAgtgtctttgttttaaagcctctCAAACTTTGCCGCCAGTTTCCAACTTCAGAACTAATATTTATGTAAAGttctgcatgtttttgtttatgtcaGTCACCATGCAGTGTATCAGTTTCTAATCATAGAGccatacaaacattttattgttACATATTCATATTATTTTGTAGTGTTTGAGTGCAGGTATTGTCACAGTATTAAGCTCAAACTGGTCTCTGTGTTTGGGGAAGCTGATGAAAATATAAGTTGTAAAAACTGAGATTATTtctgtgtaaatgtgttttggTTCAGTCTGTCAACCCACAGTTTTACTCAGAGAAGCAAATTTAACAAAACTGTTATTTTTCACAACGCTCTCTGTTTCTTACttggtgtttttatttagttatcacttcatttcttttcttgtctttataTTCAGACTTTAATCCCTTTAGTCTCATTGTCTGAAAAAAATCCCAGTTATGTGGAGGACTGTGCTTTTATTCAACCTTGTGTTTGATGTGAGTTTGGCCAGAATTTGAACTTTGAACTTTCCTTCTGACTTTAGTGTTTTGAGGCCTTCAGGTCTGTGAGGAGAGCAGTTCCCTCTACACCTCTGACcagaatgtttaaaaaaataaaatcaaggaattaatttatttttcactgGTATTGATTTCTGAgaacaataaaactgaagtcCAACCATCAgtgctgcctgtgtgtgtgtgttggttgtAAATGTGTTGCTGGTCTTGTGACTGAACTGTGAAGTCTAATTAAACTTGAAGTGAGCAGGAAGCCTGttggagctgcagcagcaggaggctgaCTGGAAACTTTCAGGTGAGTCGAAGTTTaaaatgacacacacattaTATTTGTTACCCACCAGAcgatatttaatatatttaaggGACAATTTacattaaatgaaagaaaaacttgTGGTGACCATGAACATATGCAGATGTCCAATGATCAGACTCCACCCTTCCCCACCTCTGACTCCTCCCTCTTCAACAATGCACCACTCAGGTTGTAGCGCCTCCTACTGGCAGAGGGCCCACAGTCCTGTTAACGCAAAGCTCAAGGTGGGATCTTGACGTCACATTCATGGGTGAGGTGAGTCTTGTTTTCCTCTTCATGGAGGTCACACTTGTTCACACTCATCCTTCCTTTATATGTTTATGTTAAATCTACACTGAGCTGGACCCCGTGCTGTGACCTACATGGCAGCCTGTGACCAGAGATGTAGCAACACGTTACACAACGATGTGAAAATGCACAAAACATCTTCAGTTTAGAGCTGACACGTTTGGGACGCTGCAGACAATTAcaaattttgttcattttgtctgaagactgaaacattttaaatctgacactacattaaaatattaatgcaaACAAATCAATTTTGTTGCTGAACTTTGACAGAGGTCACTGGTGGTGATTAGTCTTATCTTCCACTATTCATtatatttagagaaaaaaatagttattattattttctttgtaaaaatgatgaaaaagcaTTAAACTAAAATTTAATGggttaaaaataatgaaaatatttgAAGTTGAAAAACCTGGAAAAAACACCCAGAACTGTAGTTTTAGGAGCAACAGACTGATGAAGAAACCAAGTAAACCAAAGTAAAGACAAGCTGCACTTTGACTTTTATTAGAACAATTTGCTGGAACTACAGAGTAATGAAGTACTTCAAGGTTTTGTGTGGATGACTTCCAACCTTACTGTAcagcacagagcacagagggaCAATATATGTAATCAATATATGATGCAGAATGAACAAGTAACAACTGTGAGCTGAGTCTGAGGCTCATGCAGGACATTTCATAGTGAGGTGTCTTTGGTTGGATTATTCAAACATTTACATCAAAGCACCAAACTCATTTCTCACAGATGAAGGTCTTTGAAACAGGATCATATGACCCTGTCCATTTCCCAGAATCATCACAGCAGACTCCATAGTAACCAGAATAAGCATATGACCATCCTGGTGCCCAGAACCTGTCAGAGAGATCAAATCTGATATGAAACTGGACTAAACTCATAACTATTGTCACATTCATATAAATATGAGTATAAATATTTGCTGTATTTCTTTCCCAGGTTTCTCGCCCACTTTCCCTCCTTTAGACTTTTCTCTGAGAATCATCATGCACACTAAAACAGCTTTCAAGCTTTGATGAATATGAAATCTTCCTGCTGTAAAAATGGAGAATAAAAAGAAGTCAGAGCTGACTTTCTGCTGTTTGAAACGGTTTTGTCAGCTGTTTACAGACATCACTTTGAAATGTGTGTCTATCAGGTCATATTTACTGAAGCTTCTTCCTTCATATGTTCTGAAGTTTTAcaaacaccaaagaagaagagacAGGAATTCTCTGAAACAGTTTTTCTTCTGTGAGAAAAGAAACATTACAGCACaaaaaacatgaagacaaaTTGAACAAAGTGAAATGTGTCGGTCGCTGCTTTGAACATTTTTCAATCCTGATTTCTTCAAACTGACTTGTTGTAACTGAACGTCatcacagactgcagatgaagAGAGTTCAAGCACAGCTGTTCATTCAAAGAAggatttctgcttttctttacaTTCAGTTTGTGGGACTGTTGGAAAATAGCTCAGCTCATGTATTGCTGATCTATCTTCCAAAACATCAATGTTTCACTTCTAAATAATAACTCTGGAATAGAAACAAACTAATGTCTCACGTTTCTGTCAGCGCTGATCCGTCCACCCATTCCCATTCATATCGTCCTGATGTCTGTTTGGCTCTCAGACCAATCCAGGACTCTCCTCTCAGCTCTTTGTTCAGTTCATTGATAAATTCCTGTTTGAGAAGAGACACAAATATTGTCTCCAGTCATAATTCAGCACTTCTGTTGTCGTAACATCATCTTGTGAATCTGTCTGAAGGAAGAATAAATGTGATGAAACTTTTCTTCCATTGTGCAGAAATCAGAAAGAGCCAAAGAATCAATGAATATCAGCTCCTCCTGTAGCTCAGTCGGTGTTGCAGTGGAATCAGTGTTAacaaatcatttgattcagttgGATTGAATCAGAAAAATAATCTGGATTATGAGGATTACTCTCATTTTATAACATTTCTCTTATTTCAATCTTTTGTGTTGACTTGGTTTCTAAGGATTATCTTAACTGGTTCCAGTTTAATCCTGGTTCTTTAGCTCCTTTGAATTTCTCTCCTCCATAATTCAATGTGAACATCCAGTTTGCTGTATTGTAATCTATCCACCTCCCAAATCCTGCAATCATTTCCTGAATGAATTCTCTAATCTTCTCTCATCTGTTCTTGTTCATATTGATAAAGTCATTTTAGTCGATGACTCTAATTTACTTATTGATGATCCCTCTAACAACACTGCCACACAACTGATGAGCACTGCAGCATCATTTCATTGAGTGCATCATGTTAGCGGCCCCACACATAACGCTGAGCTTCCACATGTCTGACCTACTATCCAATCACAGATGTATCATCTTTGACAGGCTTACAGTCAGTGTTGTCTTCCCAGAGACAAACTGCTGTCACTCCCATGTCTTCTAATGACTGTGGACATTTTAGATTTCTTCACTGGCAACATCAACAGTATCAGGTCAGAGTTCAAGTCTGTACCTCTTCAACCGCCCAGTCTCTCATCCAGTTCTGTTGTTGGAGTTCAAACTCCTTCCTGCTGCCATCTCCCCCTGACTTCTCTCTATTAGAAATCAGTCCCTTTCATTTCAGCTGACTTTCAAACAGCCAGAGTCTTTCTGAGTGGAATCAACCCTCCTTACATCCCACTGTTTTAAATCCAGTTGCTCGTCAGCTGCTTCAGATCTTTGATCAGTTCCAACCTGCTTACAGacaaaccacagcactgaaacagcTTTCATGAACATTACTAACCAGATTCTTCTGCGCTGGGATAAAGATGAACACTCCATCTGAGTCCTGCTTGACTTCTCTGCAGCCTTCATGCTGTTGATGGTGCTCCTCTTATTAACACACTACAAACTGGCATCACTGGTGCTGCTCTCACATGGTTTTCTTCATATTATCAAACAGATACTTCACAATTCATATTAATCAATGTGTGTCCTCATCTGAGTCCCACATGCCTCAATCCTTGGACCAATTCTGTTCTCTTTATAAATGCTGCCCCAGTGACATCTGCTTAATGGTTTTAATGGGATCTCCTagcactgctatgcagatgacacccacaCTAATACTTTTCTGTCGAGCCTCTCCGGCCTCAGTGAATGCTTCTCTGTCATCATTTCATGGATTTAAACTTCCTTCATCTCAAACTGAAGTTCTGCTGTTTGGCTCAGTTTCTCTGAGGAGGTCAGTCAGTATATCGTCCCCCTCACCAGTAACATCAAATCACCTGTTAAAGACTTTGGGATCATTTTGAACCAGCAGCTGAATTTGAGCCTCACATGTCAAAGGTCACCCAGTCTTGTTTCCTTTACCTCAGAAATATTGCAAAAATCAAATCTTTACTGTGATTCAATCATCTGGAACTCTGAGTTCATACTTTCATTTTCTCCTGCCTGATTATTGGAATTCACTTTTCACCTGCATTTCTCAGTCCTCCATAGTTGGTCTGCAGTTAGTGCAGAACTCAGCAGCAAGGCTGCAAACAAACCCTGGCCTGCAGTCTCATATCTCACCTATTCTtgcttctcttcactggctGACAGTCAAATTCAGAATCCTCTTTTAAATCCTGTTATTACCATATAAAGCTGTGCATGAACAGGCCCCTGCTTATATAGCAGAGCTTCTTGGACCTTCTCACTGCAGCCGGCCTCTCTGATCATCTAATCAGCGTCTCCCAACTGTCCCTCGCTCTGATTTGAAAACCAGAGGCCATCGTGCTTTTGAGCTTGTTGCAGCcaaactgtggaacagcctTCCTCAGACTATCAGCTCAGCTGACTGTTAACGGCTGAAACTCATTTTTACAGGTtagctttctttttcctttattttcctCCAGAGTTTCTAACTATTGTGTTTCTGATGGAATGAATGTCTGCTGCTtgtttatgtgtctgtatgtttgcacatgtatACTTATCATCAATGTGTGGCTTTATTCAACGTATGAAGAACTTTGTAACTCACTGTCAGCTCCATCAAAGATCACACAGACATGAACAAACACACCCACCTGTTCCTCTTTGCTGTTTATCATCACCAGATCAGCTCCTTTATCCTGACAgtctctcctgctgtcagaccaaGTTTTCCTCTCAGTGGATTTAAAGTAACAGCTGCTTCCAAATCTCCTCCATCGATCAGGACACTTCTCTTAAAGTCAAACACATGTTTTAAAGACAGACTTTGTGTCATGTTGTATCACATTAATAAGATCtctgatttcagtctgtagtcAAAAATCTTTGGTTCCTGTCATTTTCCCTGTAAATCCTTCATTTAAACTCAGGTTTTCTCTCTTATTCATAATTAACTGAAACTTACATTTATACAGAAAAACTGTTACACAGCATCAAACATTTAGGattcaaaataaagacacaATCAGGTtatcaccagtgttgggcaagttactttgaaaaagtaattaactaTAGTTACTAAATATTTCTTCAAAAACATAACTGAGtaacaagattctaaaagtaattaattacttgaaaagtaacttttgtgttactttaaaaaaacatttaaccctctggggtccagggtataattggccatttttaactactgttgatgtttcctccacatttcacctttaaaaactatttatttgccttgtttggtatcgttcttttcagcacaacctcacgtgtctgaatttacagttatgttttcattttgacgactgtattaacacaattgatgtaaaatcagacaaaaaacataaaatcagtgtagaaaaagttaaaattttatcgtaaccacaaacatgtttaatgaatcatatttcataactttaaatgcaaatataaattgtcaattttaaaatcatatttacaagttttgcaaacaacaaatttattggcatccatttaccttttaccctttttttaaataaccatttcaaactatttaaagaacaatcagctgttcttcaataagatgccacacaaattatttgtgacaCTCCCaaaatttctgtccactataaaggagaacatcacagcctgatacctgcaggtctgacagcagcaggtgtatcactgctgtttctacctggagacagcagtcgcctcattgttctgacacacaacacaaaactatccacaacactacacactaactacacaagacaacacattaactacacactccaaacatgctaaacgtcacaaatctcacatctcaaaactcgcccgctctctctctctcgccgtcacttctaaaacttccccctcttcctaaacaaccaaatgtcatgttgccatatcattttttaattggtcgacatggtgcatttttccaccaacaggaacgggctgtttttgttttgtttttttattttttgctcataagcagagtgCTCGCTGCGCcttccttagacagtaaacgtgacgaaactattgaggaaaaaatgccgcgtatatcttgtttatcatgactctggttttacgtggcctatcaacacaatttaaaaactggtatatatcaccttgttgctttgtctttaagtggtcatgtgattggcttaccacgactactttattcttcctcagtcaaaaaGCAGCACTCAtacgattgttttgcccccctgagctccaggtgttgtgccaaaaagtgatcgtcggGCAGAAAGTGATTACCGTCTGCGGGAGCGCGCACAGCTgattaaagctgtagcgcccagattattTACAGCTACTTCTGTGTAACTGATATAAGCTGTGGGAAGCTGAAGACAGCTttaaccgtctgtttgttgaaaataGGAACAGGACGcatttccttgttagtaactgtaacaacgttgtaacgatagaaatagtaattagattactcgttactgaaaaaagtaacgctgttacttgtaacgctgttattcccatcacAGGTTATCACTGTGTAACACTGATGTTTTCTATTAGTTATTCAAACTTTATTACCTTCTATCTTcaccttcagcttcttcacttcTTCCTGTAGCTGACTGTGGTTTTTACTCAGTTTATCATAACTGCTCTGTAACTGAGTCAGGTTGGTTTTTGTGTCTTTAgagaaaaacagattaaaattaAGTTAAAATGTTCTACAAATATATCTGTGATATAAGAACTTGGTGTTTACTTGCTTACCTTGAAGTTGATCCTGGAGCTCAGCGTGATTCTTTTTGGTGTCGTTGTAAACGTGGTTCAGTTTGTCATATTtagcatgaagtgttttgttttcattcttgTTCAAAGCATCTGAAATATTTCAGtgaaaccaaaataaaataaaataaaatgagtgaaACATTGAACAGAAATAatcttcttcctctgctttgTCAAATATATCAATAAGAGTCAGAAACTTGTGCAGCCATTGTTCTTTAACATGTCCTGTGGGTGGAGCTGTTAGAACTACAGGAAATCTGATGAGCTAAATACGTATCAACTGTGAACAAAAACCACTGACAAGATTCAAAATAATTGTGCTTCAGTGTGGAGGAAGAAGGTGAAGAATCAAACAGCATTTTTCACCTGTAGTCAGAGATGTTCTCTATATGCTGTGAAAGAATAGATTCTGACTCATGTGACATGTGCCTGTTCTCACTGAAAATATGTCTTTTTACATTCAGTCAAAGCTGCTCTGAGGCTTCAACACTTcctctttctgcttctttataattaataaatatttctTCCTGCAGCTTCCAGGTAGCTGTTGGTTAAGGTGACTAGTTGCCCACTGCTGTTACAGTCTATCGTACTTTCAGACGTCTTTTGCAGGAGTCTCTGTTCTCACATCAtagatttgtgatgtttctgctgattcagcattaAGTCTGTCACACCTCCACCAGGGCCTAAAGGTCAGCTGAAGGTCATCCACTGATTTAAaacatagatttttttaaatctatgttacaaaaatacaaaaatccaACCATCAGCAGCTGCTGGGAGTTTTCTCTGAAttgttctttgtattattgtggaGTCTTTACCTGATAATATAAAGAACCTcgaggcagctgttgttgtgatttgatgtaataaaaaaaaaagattaattgaTATATCCCAGCAGATGAAGGGAACTGAAATTAAATGTTGTTAGCTAGCtacttaattttatttatttatttatttataaagcacatttaataACAACAGAGatttgaccaaagtgctgtacaaaataataattaaacaatGACATTAACATCAACAATGTAAGGTAAGGAGTAAATGATCACTTGATCGAAGCGCTCTAGAGGGCGTAGAAAGCTGCCAAAGGTCAGACAGATAGTCCGGTGCCTGGCCATTTAG contains:
- the LOC120435774 gene encoding C-type lectin domain family 12 member B-like isoform X2, whose translation is MSTEIQSVEDFRVKYSRGSQEDGRVREQSEVEVLDDGEQHPDVGLQEADVHREKKLPAVRRSWFRAFEVNLGVLYLLVVLGIMTRYALNKNENKTLHAKYDKLNHVYNDTKKNHAELQDQLQDTKTNLTQLQSSYDKLSKNHSQLQEEVKKLKVKIEEKCPDRWRRFGSSCYFKSTERKTWSDSRRDCQDKGADLVMINSKEEQEFINELNKELRGESWIGLRAKQTSGRYEWEWVDGSALTETFWAPGWSYAYSGYYGVCCDDSGKWTGSYDPVSKTFICEK
- the LOC120435774 gene encoding C-type lectin domain family 12 member B-like isoform X1, translating into MSSDIYAKPDLSTKVRYSRKEDRAEWEQREVDIYESTDEIRESYVHFQSQEGGPQTQSPPSVQKGSFRCATLGLRVLCLLMLAGIIILSICYALNKNENKTLHAKYDKLNHVYNDTKKNHAELQDQLQDTKTNLTQLQSSYDKLSKNHSQLQEEVKKLKVKIEEKCPDRWRRFGSSCYFKSTERKTWSDSRRDCQDKGADLVMINSKEEQEFINELNKELRGESWIGLRAKQTSGRYEWEWVDGSALTETFWAPGWSYAYSGYYGVCCDDSGKWTGSYDPVSKTFICEK
- the LOC120435774 gene encoding C-type lectin domain family 12 member B-like isoform X3, whose product is MSSDIYAKPDLSTKVRYSRKEDRAEWEQREVDIYESTDEIRESYVHFQSQEGGPQTQSPPSVQKGSFRCATLGLRVLCLLMLAGIIILSICYALNKNENKTLHAKYDKLNHVYNDTKKNHAELQDQLQDTKTNLTQLQSSYDKLSKNHSQLQEEVKKLKVKIEEKCPDRWRRFGSSCYFKSTERKTWSDSRRDCQDKGADLVMINSKEEQVGTDQRSEAADEQLDLKQWDVRRVDSTQKDSGCLKVS